A genomic segment from Capra hircus breed San Clemente chromosome 7, ASM170441v1, whole genome shotgun sequence encodes:
- the LEAP2 gene encoding liver-expressed antimicrobial peptide 2: MWHLKLFAVLMICLLLLAQVDGSPVPELSSAKRRPRRMTPFWRAVSLRPIGASCRDDSECITRLCRKRRCSLSVAQE; this comes from the exons ATGTGGCACCTCAAACTCTTTGCAGTACTCATGATCTGCCTGTTGCTGTTAGCCCAG GTAGATGGCTCTCCAGTACCAGAACTGAGTTCAGCAAAGAGAAGGCCAAGGAGAATGACCCCATTTTGGAGAGCGGTTTCCCTCAGGCCCATTGGAGCCTCCTGTCGGGATGATTCTGAATGTATCACAAGGCTATGCAG AAAAAGACGCTGCTCCCTAAGTGTGGCCCAGGAATGA